One window of Rubrivirga sp. SAORIC476 genomic DNA carries:
- a CDS encoding TonB-dependent receptor, producing MPDLRHAALGVGVAVPPDPMFAFFQTRLGPALFVLLALAASAPASAQHAVSVRVTDEHEGTPLSGATVVADTDPPTGASAGPDGIARLADLPSGDRTLTVSFVGYEPATVRITLPRTDDAPVEVALEEDEESLDDVVVAATRTSRTIAALPTRVETIAGEEIDEKVSMDPSNITMLLNESPGIAVQQTSAVSGNASIRIQGLDGRYTQLLKDGFPLYGGFSGGLSILQVPPLDLRQVEVIKGPASTLYGSGAIAGLVNLVSREPRLGAPERSVLVNATSAGGVDVGAFLAGRDARYGYTLLASANGQSAYDGDGDAFTNLPRTRRITVAPRLYAYLSPQTTLWAGLSGTAEDRQGGDLAVIEDGADGYVERSESVRLTTQLRFDHALSEAVTLTAKQSTTAFDRRLALPDYRFEGFQVATYAEASALIDHDAHDVVVGLDLRTDAFDQRDAVGPELDDEQLTVGVFVQDTRDLGDRLSVELGLRGDWHDTYGAFVLPRASALLRLTEDVDLRATGGLGYQAPTVFLEPSESRAFRGVLPLDETVEAETSVGGTVDLNVQTVLGGRVTLSFNQAAFLTRLDDALVPAGDAAPGLLRYRNAAGPVRTRGLETNARLGLGDLKLFLGYVLLDATEAGLADGNARRAIPLTPAHKTYSILVWERHGEGRIGLEAYYTAPQTLPGGERTSGYWVTGLMGEWRVGPARVFLNLENLLDTQQTNYGPVVLGARTSPTFAEIWAPTDGFIANGGVKLSL from the coding sequence TTGCCTGACCTGCGCCACGCCGCCCTCGGGGTCGGTGTGGCCGTCCCCCCCGATCCCATGTTCGCGTTCTTCCAGACCCGCCTCGGGCCTGCTCTCTTCGTCCTGCTGGCCCTCGCCGCCAGCGCCCCCGCGTCCGCCCAGCATGCCGTCTCGGTCCGCGTGACCGACGAGCACGAGGGCACGCCGCTTTCCGGCGCGACCGTCGTCGCCGACACCGACCCGCCGACCGGGGCCTCCGCCGGTCCCGACGGCATCGCCCGCCTCGCCGACCTTCCTTCGGGCGACCGCACGCTGACGGTCTCGTTCGTCGGCTACGAGCCCGCCACCGTCCGCATCACCCTGCCTCGGACCGACGACGCGCCCGTCGAGGTGGCGCTGGAGGAGGACGAGGAGTCGCTCGACGACGTGGTGGTGGCTGCCACGCGGACGAGCCGCACCATCGCGGCCCTCCCCACGCGGGTCGAGACCATCGCGGGCGAAGAGATCGACGAGAAGGTGTCGATGGACCCGTCCAACATCACGATGCTGCTCAACGAGTCGCCGGGCATCGCCGTCCAGCAGACCTCCGCGGTGTCGGGCAACGCGTCGATCCGCATCCAGGGACTCGACGGGCGCTACACCCAGCTCTTGAAGGACGGCTTCCCGCTCTATGGAGGCTTCTCGGGCGGGCTGTCGATCCTCCAGGTCCCGCCGCTCGACCTCCGCCAGGTAGAGGTCATCAAGGGCCCGGCCTCGACGCTCTACGGCAGCGGCGCCATCGCGGGCCTCGTCAACCTCGTCTCCCGGGAGCCTCGCCTCGGGGCGCCGGAGCGGTCCGTGCTGGTCAATGCGACGAGCGCGGGCGGCGTCGACGTGGGAGCCTTTCTCGCCGGTCGCGACGCGCGCTACGGGTACACGCTCCTCGCCTCGGCGAACGGGCAAAGCGCGTACGACGGGGACGGAGACGCCTTCACCAACCTCCCGAGGACGCGGCGCATCACGGTCGCCCCGCGCCTCTACGCCTACCTCTCGCCCCAGACGACGCTGTGGGCCGGCCTTTCGGGAACGGCCGAGGACCGCCAGGGCGGCGACCTCGCCGTGATCGAGGACGGCGCCGACGGGTACGTGGAGCGGAGCGAGAGCGTCCGGCTCACGACGCAACTCCGGTTCGACCACGCGCTCTCTGAGGCCGTCACGCTGACGGCCAAGCAGAGCACGACCGCGTTCGACCGCCGCCTCGCGCTTCCGGACTACCGGTTCGAGGGGTTCCAGGTCGCGACCTACGCGGAGGCGTCCGCGCTGATCGACCACGACGCGCACGATGTGGTGGTCGGCCTCGACCTCCGCACCGACGCCTTCGACCAGCGCGACGCTGTCGGGCCGGAGCTGGACGACGAGCAGCTGACGGTCGGTGTGTTCGTGCAGGACACCCGCGACCTGGGCGACCGGCTCTCGGTCGAACTGGGCCTCCGCGGCGACTGGCACGACACGTACGGCGCGTTCGTGCTGCCCCGCGCGTCGGCGCTCCTCCGCCTGACGGAGGACGTGGACCTGCGGGCGACCGGCGGGCTCGGCTACCAGGCGCCGACGGTCTTCCTGGAGCCGTCCGAGAGCCGGGCGTTCCGGGGCGTGCTGCCGCTCGACGAGACGGTCGAGGCCGAGACCTCGGTGGGTGGCACGGTGGACCTCAACGTGCAGACGGTGCTGGGCGGCCGCGTCACGCTTTCATTCAATCAGGCCGCCTTCCTGACCCGCCTCGACGACGCCCTGGTCCCGGCCGGCGACGCCGCGCCCGGCTTGCTGCGCTACCGCAACGCTGCCGGGCCGGTCCGCACGCGCGGCCTGGAGACCAACGCACGCCTGGGCCTCGGCGACCTGAAGCTGTTCCTCGGCTACGTCCTCCTCGACGCCACCGAGGCGGGCCTGGCCGACGGGAACGCCCGCCGCGCCATCCCGCTCACGCCCGCCCACAAGACGTACTCCATCCTGGTGTGGGAGCGTCACGGGGAAGGCCGCATCGGGCTGGAGGCCTACTACACAGCCCCCCAGACGCTGCCCGGCGGCGAGCGGACTTCCGGCTACTGGGTGACCGGCCTCATGGGCGAGTGGCGCGTCGGCCCGGCGCGCGTGTTCCTCAACCTGGAGAACCTGCTCGACACCCAGCAGACGAACTACGGTCCGGTGGTGCTCGGCGCCCGCACCTCGCCGACGTTCGCCGAGATCTGGGCACCGACGGATGGGTTCATCGCCAACGGTGGCGTGAAGCTGTCGCTCTGA
- the tsaD gene encoding tRNA (adenosine(37)-N6)-threonylcarbamoyltransferase complex transferase subunit TsaD: MSLPPILAIETSCDDTAAAVWADGRLASSVVAGQRIHEQFGGVVPEHASRAHERLIVPTIQAALDEAALTIADLGAVAVTVGPGLAGSLLVGLSAAKGIAVGAGIPLIGVNHLEGHVYSVMIEAPRPPLPFLCLTVSGGHTLLTLVKEGFVHEELGRTRDDAAGEAFDKVAKLLGLPYPGGPPIDRLAAEGDPAFLDLPSPRLGPKGRRGNALFDLSFSGIKTAVRYWIADLGDETDAVLDAHRADVAASFQQTVVDALVTGVRQAVEETGVQAVAVVGGVSANRGLRAAMTEAGQADGFEVFIPDPAHSVDNAAMIAVTAATKWAAGEVSDLSIGATPSLAL, translated from the coding sequence TTGAGCCTCCCCCCGATCCTCGCCATCGAGACCTCCTGCGACGACACCGCCGCAGCGGTCTGGGCGGACGGGCGGCTGGCGTCGAGCGTCGTCGCGGGGCAGCGCATCCACGAGCAGTTCGGCGGCGTCGTGCCGGAGCACGCGAGCCGGGCCCACGAGCGGCTCATCGTGCCGACGATCCAGGCCGCTCTCGACGAGGCCGCACTGACCATCGCCGACCTCGGCGCCGTCGCGGTCACGGTCGGGCCGGGATTGGCCGGGTCGCTGCTGGTCGGGCTGAGCGCAGCCAAGGGCATCGCCGTCGGCGCAGGCATCCCGCTGATCGGCGTCAACCACCTGGAGGGGCACGTCTACTCGGTGATGATCGAGGCGCCGCGTCCGCCCCTGCCGTTTCTCTGCCTGACCGTCTCCGGCGGCCACACGCTGCTGACGCTCGTGAAGGAAGGCTTCGTCCACGAGGAGTTGGGCCGGACGCGCGACGACGCGGCGGGCGAGGCGTTCGACAAGGTGGCCAAGCTGCTCGGCCTGCCGTACCCCGGCGGCCCCCCCATCGACCGCCTCGCGGCCGAGGGAGACCCGGCGTTCCTGGACCTCCCCTCCCCTCGTCTCGGCCCGAAGGGGCGACGCGGCAACGCGCTGTTCGACCTGTCGTTCTCCGGCATCAAGACCGCCGTCCGCTACTGGATCGCCGACCTCGGGGACGAGACGGACGCGGTCCTCGACGCCCACCGCGCCGACGTGGCGGCCTCGTTCCAGCAGACCGTCGTGGACGCGCTGGTGACGGGCGTCCGCCAGGCGGTCGAGGAGACGGGCGTGCAGGCGGTGGCAGTCGTCGGCGGCGTCTCGGCCAACCGCGGCCTCCGCGCCGCCATGACCGAGGCGGGACAGGCCGATGGCTTCGAGGTCTTCATCCCGGACCCCGCACACTCGGTCGACAACGCAGCCATGATCGCGGTGACGGCCGCTACCAAGTGGGCCGCGGGCGAGGTCTCGGACTTGAGCATCGGGGCGACCCCCAGTCTGGCGCTGTAG
- a CDS encoding phosphopentomutase, translated as MPAPLFVTIVLDGAGVGDAPDADAYGDAGADTLGHVIRQQRPALPNLTRWGLGHLVDGLPAAGPPEASWGRLTERAAGKDSTTGHWALAGLVLETPFPTYPDGFPPDVVDAFCRKAGVEGILSNAPASGTAVIAALGEEHQRTGQPIVYTSADSVFQVAAHVDTIPLDALYRMCQIARDEVMVGEHAVGRVIARPFAGEPGAYERLSAKRKDLSLLPHAPTLLDDLQDAGVRTVCVGKIAALFGGAGVDEEIKTAGNADGIQKTLDAIRAVTEADVPTFIWTNLVDFDELYGHRNDPAGYAAALEEVDAALPAFEAALPDGAVLLLTADHGNDPTYPGTDHTRERVPILLFRKGETAGQDLGTAGTFADHAARVAGHFGRSAHRPGENRG; from the coding sequence ATGCCCGCTCCTCTCTTCGTCACCATCGTGCTCGACGGCGCCGGTGTCGGCGATGCTCCGGACGCCGACGCCTACGGCGACGCTGGCGCCGACACGCTCGGCCACGTCATCCGCCAGCAACGCCCCGCGCTTCCCAACCTGACGCGCTGGGGGCTCGGCCACCTCGTCGATGGTCTGCCCGCGGCGGGGCCGCCCGAGGCCTCGTGGGGACGGCTCACGGAGCGCGCCGCAGGCAAGGACTCCACGACCGGCCACTGGGCGCTCGCCGGGCTCGTGCTGGAGACGCCCTTCCCGACCTACCCCGACGGCTTCCCGCCGGACGTGGTCGACGCGTTCTGCCGGAAGGCGGGCGTCGAGGGCATCCTCTCCAACGCGCCCGCCTCCGGCACGGCGGTGATCGCGGCGCTCGGCGAGGAGCACCAGCGGACCGGCCAGCCCATCGTCTACACGTCCGCCGACAGCGTCTTCCAGGTCGCAGCGCACGTCGACACGATCCCGCTGGACGCGCTGTACCGGATGTGCCAGATCGCGCGGGACGAGGTGATGGTCGGGGAGCACGCGGTCGGGCGGGTGATCGCGCGGCCGTTCGCGGGCGAGCCGGGCGCCTACGAGCGGCTCTCGGCCAAGCGGAAGGACCTCTCCCTGCTGCCCCACGCGCCGACGCTGCTCGACGACCTCCAGGACGCAGGCGTGCGGACGGTCTGCGTTGGAAAGATCGCGGCGCTGTTCGGGGGCGCCGGGGTGGACGAGGAGATCAAGACGGCGGGCAACGCGGACGGCATCCAGAAAACTCTCGACGCCATCCGCGCGGTCACCGAGGCGGACGTGCCGACGTTCATCTGGACCAACCTCGTCGACTTCGACGAGCTCTATGGACACCGCAACGACCCGGCAGGCTACGCGGCTGCGCTGGAGGAGGTCGACGCCGCGCTCCCGGCCTTCGAGGCCGCGCTCCCCGACGGGGCCGTGCTGCTGCTCACCGCCGACCACGGCAACGATCCGACCTACCCAGGCACGGACCACACGCGCGAGCGGGTACCGATCCTGCTGTTCCGCAAGGGAGAGACTGCCGGACAGGATCTCGGAACGGCGGGCACATTCGCCGACCATGCCGCGAGGGTGGCAGGGCACTTCGGACGGTCCGCACATCGGCCGGGGGAAAACAGAGGGTAG
- a CDS encoding hotdog fold thioesterase, whose product MPKSLSDFPVRETLGDTLGMEIVEGSAERVVATMPVEPRHHQPLGYLHGGATVALAETVASVGAYLAAPDGYTAFGQEINANHLRPMREGLLTATGTPIHVGRTSQVWGVEVRDQAGHMICVSRCTLAVVAIRRESS is encoded by the coding sequence ATGCCCAAGAGCCTGTCCGACTTCCCCGTCCGCGAGACGCTGGGCGACACCCTGGGTATGGAGATCGTAGAAGGGTCGGCGGAGCGCGTCGTGGCGACGATGCCGGTGGAGCCGCGGCACCACCAGCCGCTCGGCTACCTCCACGGCGGAGCGACCGTGGCGCTGGCCGAGACGGTCGCGAGCGTGGGCGCCTACCTCGCCGCGCCGGACGGGTACACAGCGTTCGGCCAGGAGATCAACGCCAACCACCTCCGCCCGATGCGGGAGGGCCTGCTGACGGCGACGGGCACGCCGATCCACGTCGGGCGGACGAGCCAGGTGTGGGGCGTGGAGGTACGCGACCAGGCCGGGCACATGATCTGCGTCAGCCGCTGCACGCTGGCCGTGGTCGCGATCCGCCGCGAGTCCTCGTAG
- a CDS encoding DUF6314 family protein codes for MARTLRSGAGWAGEGTGTVDATWDGDVLVMTEAGTWAADGGRPMRWRASSRWWVEGAALAVEILRQDVPASAVLDLGVCGAWVGRAPFVCAPDRYAVSLRLGPEAVEVTWTVEGPSKADRVVSRYR; via the coding sequence GTGGCGCGGACGCTGCGCTCGGGCGCGGGCTGGGCGGGCGAGGGCACGGGCACCGTCGACGCGACCTGGGACGGGGATGTGCTCGTGATGACCGAGGCGGGCACGTGGGCGGCGGACGGCGGGCGCCCAATGCGCTGGCGGGCGTCGTCGCGGTGGTGGGTGGAGGGCGCCGCGCTGGCGGTCGAGATCCTGCGCCAGGACGTCCCGGCGTCGGCGGTGCTGGATCTGGGGGTGTGCGGCGCCTGGGTGGGCCGCGCGCCGTTCGTGTGCGCGCCGGACCGCTACGCCGTCTCCCTCCGCCTCGGGCCCGAGGCGGTGGAGGTCACGTGGACGGTGGAAGGGCCATCGAAGGCGGACAGGGTGGTGTCGCGCTACAGGTAG
- a CDS encoding EutN/CcmL family microcompartment protein → MLLGDVIGTVWATRKDPGLVGMTFLIVREVDLDGAPLDTVVIAADAVGAGVGERVLVAQGSSGRQTAITTGKAVDAVIMAIVDRLDVDEDARVAAEAA, encoded by the coding sequence ATGCTTCTCGGCGACGTCATCGGCACCGTCTGGGCCACGCGCAAGGATCCCGGCCTGGTCGGGATGACCTTCCTGATCGTCCGCGAGGTGGACCTCGACGGGGCGCCGCTGGACACGGTCGTGATCGCGGCGGACGCGGTGGGCGCGGGCGTCGGCGAGCGGGTGCTGGTGGCGCAGGGCTCGTCGGGCCGTCAGACGGCGATCACGACGGGCAAGGCGGTCGACGCAGTGATCATGGCCATCGTGGACCGGCTGGACGTGGACGAGGACGCCCGCGTCGCAGCGGAGGCGGCGTGA
- a CDS encoding EutN/CcmL family microcompartment protein, protein MRLGRVIGSIWATVKDPSLEARRMLLVQPLRADGSNAGRPTTALDTCDAGPGDTVLYVTSAEAALPFVDVQALTAADATIVGVVDAVTLG, encoded by the coding sequence GTGAGGCTGGGCCGCGTCATCGGGTCGATCTGGGCGACGGTCAAGGACCCGTCGCTGGAGGCACGGCGGATGCTGCTCGTGCAGCCGCTCCGGGCGGACGGCTCGAACGCGGGGCGCCCGACGACGGCGCTGGACACGTGCGACGCGGGGCCGGGCGACACGGTGCTCTACGTGACCTCGGCGGAGGCGGCGCTGCCGTTTGTGGACGTGCAGGCGCTGACAGCAGCGGACGCGACCATCGTGGGGGTGGTGGACGCGGTGACGCTGGGCTGA
- a CDS encoding DUF368 domain-containing protein has product MPDLLRRFLQGLLMGGADIIPGVSGGTMALIVGIYKDLIGAIGDAFSAVLTLGRGRVGEAIRQVRALNWGLLLPVAGGIGVAVVIGSLFIPELLEAYPVQCRALFFGLVAASLVIPWRERHAHRPMHVVVAVVAALVAFVLVGLPRSGDAADPSLWRVAGTAAVAINAMILPGVSGAFLLEVLGLYRPTLEALRGLDIPYVLAFMGGAGVGLGLAAKGLSWLLDRYHDWTMAVLVGLLAGSLRALWPWVATIDHVSSDGTVEVVPDPSVLLAPGSEWPVALGLALLGFAFVTGLAWVGRKRLGHGDEILAAEHDQIHAE; this is encoded by the coding sequence ATGCCCGACCTCCTCCGCCGCTTCCTGCAGGGCCTCCTCATGGGCGGCGCCGACATCATCCCCGGTGTCAGTGGCGGCACGATGGCCCTCATCGTCGGCATCTACAAGGACCTGATTGGCGCCATCGGCGACGCGTTCTCGGCCGTGCTGACGTTGGGGCGCGGGCGCGTCGGAGAGGCCATCCGGCAGGTCCGCGCGCTGAACTGGGGGCTGCTGCTGCCCGTCGCGGGCGGGATCGGCGTCGCCGTCGTGATCGGGTCGCTGTTCATCCCCGAGTTGCTGGAGGCGTACCCGGTCCAGTGCCGAGCGCTGTTCTTCGGGCTCGTCGCCGCGTCGCTCGTGATCCCGTGGCGCGAGCGGCACGCACACCGGCCGATGCACGTCGTGGTGGCCGTGGTGGCTGCCCTCGTCGCGTTCGTGCTCGTCGGCCTGCCGCGCAGCGGCGACGCCGCCGACCCGTCGCTGTGGCGCGTCGCCGGGACGGCCGCGGTCGCCATCAACGCCATGATCCTGCCCGGCGTCAGCGGTGCGTTCCTGCTGGAGGTGCTCGGCCTCTACCGCCCGACGCTGGAGGCGCTCCGCGGCCTCGACATCCCCTACGTGCTGGCGTTCATGGGCGGCGCGGGCGTCGGCCTGGGTCTGGCCGCCAAGGGACTGAGCTGGCTCCTCGACCGCTACCACGACTGGACGATGGCGGTCCTCGTGGGCCTGCTCGCGGGCTCGCTGCGCGCCCTCTGGCCGTGGGTCGCCACCATCGACCACGTCTCCTCCGACGGCACCGTCGAGGTCGTCCCCGACCCGTCGGTGCTCCTCGCGCCCGGCTCCGAGTGGCCCGTCGCGCTGGGCCTGGCGCTCCTCGGCTTCGCCTTCGTGACCGGCCTCGCCTGGGTCGGCCGCAAGCGCCTCGGGCACGGCGACGAGATCCTCGCCGCCGAGCACGACCAGATCCACGCCGAGTAG
- the pheT gene encoding phenylalanine--tRNA ligase subunit beta — protein sequence MNVSNNWLSEYVAHGLDAEALAELLTMSGLEVEDVVATGPSLDGVVVGHVLDVRPHPNADRLRICSVDLGDAGEPVQIVCGAPNVATGQKVAVATVGTELMLPARDGSGLAPVTIKKGKIRGEVSFGMICAEDELGLGDDHDGILVLDADAAPGQPFEAYLANQGDLPGDTVIDIAITPNRPDATSHIGVARDVAALTETALTRPEVDIPTLGGDVDDLVSVDIQVPEDCPRFVGMVVRDVTVQPSPEWMQDRLRAVGLRPISNVVDITNFVMLEMGQPLHAYDLDRLGGEVVVRAATAGETIRTLDGEERTLPEGTVVVATPAEAVGIAGIMGGQSTEVTDATTTVFLEGAYWNPSVIRRAAKALGMQTDASYRFERGADPTLQPEAVARAAALVAETGGGTIVDGRIDAHPLPYTPRTVTVRPARVAAVLGMAVPEADIRRLLTAIGFEVSETDGLDAFAEAAMREEGVDAALAEASEAGLTVTVPPFRPDVEREIDVIEEVARLWGYDRLPAPATTPVPLTPAGDTPDARLLDRTRQRLAALGFREIATNSLLPAATAEAFADAAWTGLDGEPVVTLNPISQEMAALRPSLLPGLLTVASYNQARGAGALRLFECGHVMRRTADASGTVEGYHEHSALVLGMSGTTPATWNGPARTTDVYDLKGVVMDLLADLGIDDVTETPRPAPDGVTAYALDLHADGVRLGSVGRLADDVADRADLTAELFVAELDWDALARLATRAEPPAYRAISRFPTAERDLALVVPENQPAAPLLRTIREAGRPLLQDVRVFDVYRGDGVPTGQKSLAVALRFGADKTLRDQEVDGRVRRIVKMLEAQHGATLRS from the coding sequence ATGAACGTCTCCAACAACTGGCTCTCCGAGTACGTCGCCCACGGGCTGGACGCCGAGGCCCTCGCCGAGCTGCTCACGATGTCCGGCCTCGAAGTCGAGGACGTGGTCGCGACCGGACCGTCGCTCGACGGCGTCGTGGTCGGGCACGTGCTCGACGTGCGCCCGCACCCCAACGCCGACCGCCTGCGCATCTGCTCGGTCGACCTCGGCGACGCCGGGGAGCCGGTGCAGATCGTCTGCGGTGCGCCCAACGTGGCGACTGGCCAGAAGGTGGCCGTCGCGACCGTCGGCACCGAGCTGATGCTGCCCGCGCGGGACGGATCGGGGCTGGCGCCGGTGACCATCAAGAAGGGCAAGATCCGCGGCGAGGTCTCCTTCGGGATGATCTGCGCCGAGGACGAGTTGGGTCTCGGCGACGACCACGACGGCATTCTGGTCCTCGACGCCGACGCGGCGCCCGGCCAGCCGTTCGAGGCGTACCTCGCCAACCAGGGCGACCTGCCCGGCGACACGGTGATCGACATCGCCATCACCCCCAACCGCCCGGACGCGACGTCCCACATCGGGGTGGCGCGCGACGTGGCGGCGCTCACCGAGACGGCCCTCACACGCCCCGAGGTGGACATCCCGACGCTGGGCGGAGACGTGGATGACCTCGTCTCGGTCGACATCCAGGTGCCCGAGGACTGCCCACGCTTCGTCGGGATGGTGGTGCGCGACGTGACGGTCCAGCCGTCCCCGGAGTGGATGCAGGACCGGCTCCGGGCGGTCGGCCTGCGGCCGATCTCGAACGTGGTGGACATCACCAACTTCGTGATGCTGGAGATGGGGCAGCCGCTCCACGCCTACGACCTCGACCGGCTGGGCGGCGAGGTGGTCGTCCGCGCCGCGACCGCGGGCGAGACGATCAGGACGCTCGACGGCGAAGAGCGCACACTCCCCGAAGGGACCGTGGTCGTCGCGACGCCCGCCGAGGCCGTCGGCATCGCGGGCATCATGGGCGGGCAGAGCACCGAAGTGACCGACGCCACGACGACCGTCTTCCTGGAGGGCGCCTACTGGAACCCGTCCGTCATCCGGCGCGCGGCGAAGGCGCTCGGGATGCAGACTGACGCCAGCTACCGCTTCGAGCGCGGCGCCGACCCGACCCTCCAGCCGGAGGCGGTCGCGCGGGCTGCGGCGCTCGTCGCCGAGACCGGCGGCGGCACGATCGTGGACGGACGCATCGACGCCCACCCCCTCCCCTACACCCCCCGCACGGTCACCGTCCGTCCCGCGCGCGTGGCGGCGGTGCTGGGCATGGCCGTCCCCGAGGCCGACATCCGGCGCCTGCTGACGGCCATCGGCTTCGAGGTGTCCGAGACCGACGGCCTCGACGCGTTCGCCGAGGCGGCCATGCGCGAGGAGGGCGTCGACGCGGCGCTCGCCGAGGCGTCGGAGGCCGGGCTGACGGTCACCGTCCCGCCGTTCCGCCCCGACGTGGAGCGCGAGATCGACGTGATCGAGGAGGTCGCGCGGCTGTGGGGTTACGACCGGCTCCCGGCGCCCGCCACCACGCCGGTCCCGCTCACGCCCGCGGGCGACACGCCGGACGCCCGCCTGCTGGACCGGACGCGCCAGCGCCTCGCCGCGCTCGGCTTCCGCGAGATCGCCACCAACTCGCTCCTCCCCGCAGCCACTGCCGAAGCCTTCGCCGACGCCGCGTGGACCGGACTCGACGGCGAGCCGGTGGTGACCCTCAACCCGATCTCGCAGGAGATGGCCGCCCTGCGGCCGTCGCTTCTGCCCGGCCTGCTGACCGTGGCCAGCTACAACCAGGCGCGCGGCGCAGGCGCCCTCCGCCTGTTCGAGTGCGGCCACGTGATGCGGCGCACGGCAGATGCCAGCGGCACCGTCGAGGGCTACCACGAGCACAGTGCGCTCGTCCTCGGCATGAGCGGCACGACGCCCGCGACCTGGAACGGCCCGGCCCGCACGACGGACGTCTACGACCTGAAGGGCGTCGTGATGGACCTCCTGGCCGACCTCGGCATCGACGACGTCACGGAGACGCCGCGCCCGGCGCCCGACGGGGTGACGGCCTACGCGCTCGACCTCCACGCCGACGGTGTCCGCCTCGGCAGCGTGGGCCGGCTGGCCGACGACGTGGCCGACCGGGCCGACCTCACGGCCGAGCTGTTCGTGGCCGAGCTGGACTGGGACGCGCTCGCTCGACTCGCCACCCGCGCCGAGCCCCCCGCGTACCGCGCCATCTCCCGCTTCCCGACCGCGGAGCGCGACCTCGCCCTGGTGGTCCCGGAGAACCAGCCTGCCGCGCCGCTGCTGCGCACGATCCGCGAGGCCGGGCGCCCGCTGCTCCAGGACGTGCGCGTGTTCGACGTGTACCGTGGCGACGGCGTGCCGACGGGTCAGAAGAGCCTCGCCGTCGCGCTCCGGTTCGGCGCCGACAAGACGCTCCGCGACCAGGAGGTGGACGGACGCGTCCGTAGGATCGTGAAGATGCTGGAGGCGCAGCACGGGGCGACCCTGCGGTCGTAG
- the pheS gene encoding phenylalanine--tRNA ligase subunit alpha yields MSSLDDSIAAVQAEIDTLPLTTADEAEAFRVRFLGRKAGAITDLFAQIGTVAPEDRRAAGQRLNALKQAAQDRLDAATAALATNTEAGATDLDLTLPGRVPAPAERGSLHVLTQTLADIQAIFQSFGFAVARGPEIEDDWHNFSALNFPPDHPARDMQDTFFLEPPPPDGRGVLLRTHTSPVQVRVMEKTPPPIRVIAPGRVFRNEAISYKSYCLFHQVEGLVVDEGVSFADLKAMLTAFAKAFFGASDGPAREAKMRFRPSFFPFTEPSAEVDVWWADEAMPGGGRWMEILGSGMVDPNVLANVGVDPERFTGYAFGMGVERMAMLRHGIDDIRLLYENDVRFLRQF; encoded by the coding sequence ATGTCTTCGCTCGACGACTCGATCGCCGCCGTCCAGGCTGAGATCGACACGCTGCCGCTCACGACCGCCGACGAGGCCGAGGCCTTCCGCGTGCGCTTCCTCGGCCGCAAGGCGGGCGCCATCACCGACCTGTTCGCCCAGATCGGGACGGTCGCGCCGGAGGACCGCCGGGCGGCGGGCCAGCGCCTCAACGCCCTCAAGCAGGCCGCCCAGGACCGCCTCGACGCAGCCACGGCCGCCCTCGCCACCAACACCGAGGCGGGCGCCACCGACCTCGACCTGACGCTGCCCGGCCGCGTCCCCGCCCCCGCCGAGCGCGGCAGCCTCCACGTGCTGACGCAGACGCTGGCCGACATCCAGGCCATCTTCCAGTCGTTCGGCTTCGCCGTCGCGCGCGGGCCGGAGATCGAGGACGACTGGCACAACTTCAGCGCGCTCAACTTCCCGCCCGACCACCCGGCGCGGGACATGCAGGACACGTTCTTCCTGGAGCCGCCCCCGCCCGATGGACGCGGCGTGCTGCTCCGCACACACACGTCCCCGGTGCAGGTGCGCGTGATGGAGAAGACGCCGCCGCCGATCCGCGTGATCGCGCCCGGCCGGGTCTTCCGCAACGAGGCCATCTCGTACAAGAGCTACTGCCTGTTCCACCAGGTCGAGGGGCTGGTCGTGGACGAGGGCGTGAGCTTCGCCGACCTGAAAGCCATGCTGACGGCGTTCGCGAAGGCCTTCTTCGGCGCGAGCGACGGGCCGGCGCGGGAGGCGAAGATGCGGTTCCGGCCGAGCTTCTTCCCCTTCACCGAGCCGAGCGCCGAGGTCGACGTGTGGTGGGCCGACGAGGCCATGCCCGGCGGCGGGCGCTGGATGGAGATCCTCGGCTCCGGCATGGTGGACCCCAACGTGCTCGCCAACGTCGGCGTGGACCCGGAGCGCTTCACCGGCTACGCGTTCGGCATGGGCGTCGAGCGGATGGCGATGCTCCGCCACGGAATCGACGACATCCGGCTGCTGTACGAGAACGACGTCCGCTTCCTCAGGCAGTTCTAG